From a single Peromyscus maniculatus bairdii isolate BWxNUB_F1_BW_parent chromosome 4, HU_Pman_BW_mat_3.1, whole genome shotgun sequence genomic region:
- the Xirp2 gene encoding xin actin-binding repeat-containing protein 2 isoform X1 — protein sequence MSPKSGHSHSVEVTSNLTKPGEASTAGSEGGEGESELLEALSLKERMARYQAAVSRGDARSFSANVMEESEVCTVPGGLAKMKKQFEKDEVTSTCNGFSEYQYQHQSRSEQEAIHSSQEMRRNEQEVSKAYGTDVFKTEMISHLEKHTEEINQASQFHQYVQETVIDTPEDEEIPKVSTKILKEQFEKSAQEKFLYSDKETTTPSRCIKMKNDSEEPLKPSSAVGTSYSYTSTSQRKETSASSYSNHSVTSASLAQVNGTPSGKMEEFPPPPPDALQTPVDVTAFSQSPEFPSPPRGLPIPKDLYSKRRNLYELNRLYRHIHPELRKNLEKDYISEVSEIVSSQINSGNSGSADVQQARCIFENTNDSSQKDLNSERENLEWDEILKGEVQSMRWIFENQPLDSINNGSADEGYTSKTVADQELIAGGDVKYTTWMFETQPIDALGVPSAATEGNMEKIPELARGDVCTARWMFETRPLDSMNKMHQSQEEAASTAINGIIGGDVKTVRYMFETQHLDQLGQLHSVDEVHLLQLRSELKEIKGNVKRSIKCFETQPLYVIRDGSGQMLEIKTVQKEDIERGDVRTARWMFETQPLDTINKDITEIKVVRGISMEENVKGGVSRAKWLFETQPLEKIKEESEEAVLQKEAIIGTDVSKKCWMFETQPLDSLKEVPDADTVSADERIGGDVKTTKHLFETLPIEALKDSPDIGKLQKITASEEEKGDVKHQKWVFETQPLEDIREDKKEYIKTVRLEAVDRGDVKNYTHIFEANNLIKVDASHQIEVEGVTRGTVELNKSLFETIPLYAIQDHLGKYHQVKTVQQEEILAGDVRSYRWLFETRPIDQFDESLHKFQIIRGISAEEIQAGSVKSARWLFETQPLDSIKYLSREEETESKTEQTTDIVKGDVKTCKWLFETQPMESLYEKVSLMTNTEDIHKGDVRSCTWLFETQPLDTIKDDSEATVKLQTVKQEEIQGGDVRTACFLFETENLDNIQGNEGKETKPVEMDIQAGDVSGMKYKFENQPLDLISCSSEDVLNKIKTLKTEDIQKGNVLHCRWLFENKPIDMIKENQEGDGLVKTVTDIQGGNVRKGCFVFETFSLDKIKEESDGTSTRETNTEEVIKGDVKSYKMLFETQPLYAIRDQEGFYHEVTTVKKEEVTHGDVRGTRWLFETKPLDSINESEYVYVIKSVTQEDIQKGDVTSVRYKFETQPLDQISDESHNIVHTVDYIQGGNVKMGKQFFESENVDKKNYIRTVSVNEIQKGNVKTSTWLFETHSIDELGEGSGYENIKTVTQEEVQKGDVKNAVWLFENQTLDSIKEVDESAAKMTKEEIPPSDVKTTTWLFETTPIHEFNETRVEKVEIIGKSIKETLESLHSQRVIEAPGIIIEADEVGDVRMAKYKLMNQTTPEIQKEDVIRADLKSIMMNLLSQRDCTKKEIFVSEEEKGNVNLTKTQLLNRSTEFYAEKEEIVKGDVKQAITNLFSEERCAKKGILIQEDEKGDINMTIYCLLHENAGDKVEREDIIGGDVRRTIHNLLSSISNAKIPERTKIDALERGNVQFFTTCIETGALDYLKQLQTGTNETLTARKQEGGEEIIGGDVEGTKLLLKKRQSLFERSVNETDIISGDVHNTIKVLMTGPQCSSNKTQKEEIMKGDLKSTLNSLNQTMNQKIMAKTEEIRKGDRLDILESSDRQKESKQSGSIPSDIEQAIECLEKATNTRTEILKKELILDDLETSLRSLKEAQWGFKEVDKAGITKEDALPGIAGFSERQKTGINPAAVQRDKKSLLQPMPGPFEPVTRQQAGPGTLNETTQKSYHRSLIEERSEANLPRAPKGTVKIVIDREQNNDALEKSLRRMSNSEHRAMKSVLDMGDRMGISTESKEYLCGGKDMGKQVTATTSMKENLKTKESENVIDSKDDIFNFTQSVDKTFRKQQTQTCELRNDHQKSQFQDSYRKSQNNTKNMNISSVVQSYTPNPTQHLINKTAGEMHKTTRDFQKQTFLSQETQYSHKDTKKNDTDLQPLPADKDVHNVTGVGVSGKSHKKFQATDKEQKIDVCLESQDFLMKTNTSKELKMAMERSFNPINLHPEYNIKENEDSIPPPSPPPPPPSNASSEIEFPLPPPPPLMLLPEKDEIPPSSSTEKTKTEFESFPSLPLPPPPVDEKSERECLSASLPPPPKPSQASSVPENQSEAFTQQYSQREASGSQQIHSQANTLTGKSPPPTLPKPKLPKRIKDKMSQQSPNGELGRSLSDMEIKTTLSKDQKRSMVATSIKHTETQQEVSRECLDERKQLSIHSAHSLSQTAPEIPALKGKQTAPLVKSHSFPSGSEQQSPKPYVRKFKTPLMIAEEKYRRQKEETEKQRQENSCHSIVQTETYHQNISEREKELASHKAGEAVPIPRKDLDLTRAQFNPDSKNRAVFAGMSSDSQLSTASALMVATERLQHVLAASEDKCTIRKEGIQSSKDMLQLKSACEISQSHNDSKTQQTLEQHMENLPFPQSKPIFPSFKVKTIKLPTLDHTSTETDLSSESHIKQSEVDIQTIAKPMNQEVKKTQARAQCDNKQSVPEKSSQLPKTEKRVTVQMPEDYSEKNQESKLKTVPKRQRGFGEFDRESEERNQDLSMSRSKEDRLIVERKQEDLQGQRVPRLVQQKIIHACLDSQTQNFQQTQIQASESTVEKKCLRDNGMQQRHVSPNTEDLKQEITQNKSPFSSVKGSQHDDGKCGINILEFLRKREELQQILSRVKQFEAESNKSGLKTFQTLLNIVPVWLISEEKREYGVRVAMENNLEKVKEEIAHIKTQAEDMLVHCEHIIQTAMMASQTGKQRDKRTHLNEMSLKVSNVNASSNKCTEQKENKIIEEKLSSHHQVATTHNPASTHQETKGGDNKIAPPSLKTRPPSPTFITIESTARRAEASTKSELSQSPKKNSCTEPPPRRPTEQTSRLHRTCTSPSPPRSRSEQLVRLKDTTARLAKGTIPCLSGTPVPIVEKRSEVVMSPATLRRQIKIESHARDSPPTITIPVSVNHVVSGSFRDSVETQEAMRKIEQKETYIHKDEMNSINNTMPATESYDAVEIIRQVEGPRLSERTERFEAANQTVQMAERFLNGHENEINRWFREFENVPVFGAKTERRAYANGEINHNMKQESHTFCKEEFGLGSSGNANFTGFSYRHPRELQEVPAMQPRVHSEARSLSEHFLGLDAFDHQIVESKVATSSSRSSEAGRSGFDFKHAPPTYEDVIAGHILDLSDSPTNLRRDFQKTWQESERVFQRLGYETAAAQAPEMNRAFQEESAFISETAGSRQGNLHNLSKDSLSNGAPHSRPAEFS from the exons GAAGCAATCCACAGCAGTCAAGAAATGAGAAGGAATGAACAAGAAGTTTCTAAAGCATATGGAACTGATGTCTTCAAAACTGAAATG aTATCACATCTTGAAAAGCATACTGAGGAAATAAACCAAGCTTCACAGTTTCATCAATATGTTCAAGAAACAG TCATTGATACACCTGAGGATGAAGAGATTCCTAAGGTTTCTACtaagattttaaaagaacaattcgAAAAGTCTGCCCAGGAAAAGTTTCTCTACTCTGACAAAGAAACAACAACTCCATCCAGGTGTATAAAG ATGAAAAATGACAGTGAAGAACCCTTAAAGCCATCATCAGCTGTGGGTACCTCTTATTCTTACACTTCAACCAGTCAGAGGAAGGAAACGTCAGCCTCAAGTTACAGTAATCACAGTGTCACTTCAGCATCCCTGGCACAAGTTAATGGCACCCCTTCAGGGAAGATGGAAGaatttcctcctcccccacctgatGCACTTCAAACACCAGTGGATGTGACAGCATTTTCCCAGTCCCCCGAATTCCCCAGTCCCCCTAGGGGACTACCAATCCCCAAAGATTTATATTCCAAACGAAGAAATTTGTATGAGTTAAATCGTTTATATAGACATATCCATCCCGAGTTACGAAAAAACTTAGAGAAAGACTACATCAGTGAGGTTTCTGAAATTGTTTCTAGCCAGATAAACTCAGGAAACTCAGGTTCAGCAGATGTGCAACAAGCTCGGTGTATTtttgaaaacacaaatgacagttctcaaaaggatctgaactcagaaagagaaaacctGGAATGGGATGAAATTCTGAAAGGAGAGGTGCAGTCAATGAGATGGATTTTTGAGAATCAACCATTAGATTCTATCAACAATGGTTCTGCAGATGAAGGGTACACTTCCAAGACTGTTGCTGACCAAGAACTCATTGCTGGGGGTGATGTGAAGTATACTACTTGGATGTTTGAAACTCAGCCAATAGATGCCCTGGGGGTCCCTTCTGCTGCCACTGAAGGAAACATGGAAAAGATTCCTGAGCTAGCTAGAGGAGATGTTTGCACAGCAAGGTGGATGTTCGAAACAAGGCCTTTAGACTCAATGAACAAAATGCACCAAAGCCAAGAAGAAGCAGCATCTACTGCTATAAATGGCATAATTGGGGGAGACGTCAAGACCGTAAGATACATGTTTGAGACTCAACACCTGGATCAACTCGGACAGCTTCACTCCGTGGATGAAGTTCACTTATTACAACTCAGATCTGAACTCAAAGAAATTAAAGGAAACGTCAAGAGAAGCATAAAGTGCTTTGAAACGCAACCATTGTATGTCATCAGAGATGGTTCAGGCCAAATGCTAGAAATCAAAACCGTACAGAAAGAAGACATCGAAAGGGGGGATGTGAGAACAGCACGTTGGATGTTTGAAACACAGCCATTGGACACAATTAACAAAGATATCACAGAAATTAAGGTTGTTCGAGGAATATCCATGGAAGAAAATGTCAAAGGTGGGGTGAGTAGAGCAAAGTGGTTATTCGAGACACAACCCCTGGAGAAAATCAAAGAAGAGTCAGAAGAGGCTGTCCTTCAAAAAGAAGCAATCATAGGTACAGATGTTTCTAAGAAGTGTTGGATGTTTGAAACACAGCCATTAGACAGTCTAAAAGAAGTTCCTGATGCAGATACTGTATCAGCTGACGAGAGAATAGGAGGTGACGTAAAAACCACCAAACATCTATTTGAAACACTTCCAATAGAGGCTCTAAAAGACAGTCCTGATATTGGAAAGCTTCAAAAAATCACTGCctctgaagaagaaaagggagatgtGAAGCACCAGAAGTGGGTCTTTGAAACTCAACCTTTAGAAGACATTAGAGAAGATAAGAAAGAGTATATAAAAACAGTGAGGCTGGAAGCAGTTGATAGAGGTGATGTAAAGAACTATACACATATCTTTGAAGCCAACAATTTAATTAAGGTTGATGCATCACATCAAATTGAGGTGGAAGGAGTCACCAGAGGCACCGTGGAGTTGAATAAATCTCTCTTTGAGACAATCCCACTGTACGCTATTCAAGACCACCTTGGAAAATACCACCAAGTGAAGACAGTCCAGCAAGAAGAAATCCTAGCAGGAGATGTGAGAAGCTACAGGTGGCTTTTTGAAACAAGGCCCATTGACCAATTTGATGAAAGCCTTCATAAATTTCAGATAATTAGAGGAATATCTGCTGAAGAAATACAAGCAGGGAGTGTGAAATCTGCTAGATGGTTGTTTGAAACTCAGCCCCTTGATTCAATTAAATATCTtagcagagaggaagaaacagaaagcaaaactgaACAAACTACAGATATTGTTAAAGGGGATGTCAAAACCTGTAAATGGCTATTTGAGACCCAGCCAATGGAGTCTCTTTATGAAAAGGTTTCCTTGATGACAAACACTGAAGATATCCACAAAGGTGATGTCCGAAGCTGTACCTGGCTTTTTGAAACTCAGCCACTTGATACTATAAAAGATGACTCTGAAGCAACAGTCAAACTTCAAACTGTAAAGCAGGAGGAGATCCAAGGTGGGGATGTTCGGACAGCatgttttctctttgagacagaaAATCTGGACAACATACAAGGGAATGAAGGGAAAGAAACCAAGCCTGTGGAGATGGATATACAAGCTGGGGATGTCTCTGGCATGAAGTATAAGTTCGAAAATCAGCCCTTAGATTTAATCAGTTGCAGTTCAGAGGATGTTTTGAATAAGATCAAAACCCTAAAAACCGAAGACATTCAGAAAGGCAATGTGTTACATTGTAGGTGGCTATTTGAAAACAAACCCATTGATAtgataaaagaaaatcaagaaggtGATGGATTGGTTAAGACAGTGACAGACATACAAGGTGGAAATGTGAGAAAGGGCTGCTTCGTTTTTGAGACATTCTCTTTGGATAAGATTAAAGAAGAATCTGATGGCACCAGCACCAGGGAAACAAACACTGAAGAAGTAATAAAAGGTGACGTAAAAAGCTACAAAATGCTCTTTGAAACACAGCCGCTCTATGCAATTCGAGATCAAGAAGGGTTTTATCATGAAGTGACAACagttaaaaaagaagaagtaacTCATGGAGATGTGCGGGGAACAAGGTGGCTCTTTGAAACAAAACCATTAGACTCCATTAATGAATCAGAATATGTGTATGTCATTAAATCTGTCACCCAGGAAGACATTCAGAAGGGGGATGTGACTTCTGTCAGGTACAAATTTGAAACTCAGCCACTGGATCAGATTTCAGATGAATCCCATAATATTGTGCACACTGTTGACTATATTCAAGGAGGCAATGTGAAGATGGGTAAACAATTTTTTGAGTCTGAAAATGTTGACAAGAAGAATTATATCAGAACAGTAAGTGTCAATGAAATACAAAAGGGCAATGTTAAGACTTCTACTTGGCTCTTTGAAACTCATAGCATAGATGAGCTGGGAGAAGGATCTGGATATGAAAATATCAAGACTGTCACCCAGGAAGAGGTGCAGAAAGGTGACGTTAAGAATGCAGTGTGGCTTTTTGAAAATCAAACATTGGATTCTATTAAGGAAGTAGATGAAAGTGCTGCAAAAATGACCAAAGAAGAAATTCCTCCATCGGATGTCAAAACAACTACGTGGCTGTTTGAAACAACACCTATTCATGAATTTAATGAAACTAGAGTAGAGAAGGTAGAAATTATTGGCAAAAGTATCAAGGAAACACTGGAAAGCCTCCACTCTCAAAGAGTTATTGAAGCTCCTGGAATTATCATTGAAGCTGATGAAGTTGGGGATGTCCGAATGGCAAAATACAAGCTCATGAACCAAACAACTCCAGAGATACAGAAGGAAGATGTTATCAGAGCTGATCTCAAAAGCATAATGATGAATTTACTTTCCCAAAGAGACTGTACAAAGAAAGAGATATTTGTCAgtgaagaggagaagggaaatgTCAATTTGACTAAAACTCAATTATTAAACAGATCAACTGAATTTTATGCTGAAAAAGAAGAGATAGTGAAAGGGGATGTAAAACAAGCAATAACAAATCTGTTCTCAGAGGAAAGATGTGCAAAGAAAGGAATCTTAATTCAGGAAGATGAAAAAGGAGATATTAACATGACTATCTATTGTCTTCTGCATGAAAATGCTGGTGACAAGGTTGAGCGTGAAGACATAATAGGAGGTGATGTAAGACGCACAATTCACAACCTGTTATCTTCTATATCAAATGCTAAAATACCTGAAAGGACAAAAATCGATGCCTTAGAGAGGGGAAACGTTCAGTTCTTCACAACATGCATAGAAACTGGAGCTTTGGATTACCTCAAACAACTCCAAACAGGGACAAATGAAACTCTCACAGCTAGGAAacaagagggaggggaagaaataaTTGGCGGTGATGTTGAGGGCACAAAACTGTTACTAAAGAAAAGGCAGTCTCTGTTTGAACGTTCTGTTAATGAAACTGACATCATCTCAGGAGATGTGCATAATACAATTAAAGTCTTAATGACAGGGCCTCAGTGTTCATCTaataagacacagaaagaagagatTATGAAAGGTGATTTAAAATCAACCCTAAATTCTCTCAACCAGACCATGAATCAGAAAATAATGgctaaaacagaagaaatcagaaaaggTGACAGGCTGGACATACTGGAGTCAAGTGACAGACAGAAGGAATCTAAACAATCTGGTAGCATCCCTAGTGATATTGAGCAAGCTATTGAGTGCCTGGAGAAGGCTACAAATACAAGGACTGAAATACTGAAAAAAGAGTTGATACTGGATGATCTTGAAACATCATTAAGGTCTTTGAAAGAAGCACAATGGGGTTTCAAAGAAGTTGATAAGGCAGGCATAACCAAAGAAGATGCACTGCCTGGGATAGCAGGattctcagaaagacaaaaaacaggaATTAATCCAGCAGCTGTCCAGAGAGACAAAAAAAGTCTTCTTCAACCAATGCCAGGACCATTTGAGCCAGTAACCAGGCAGCAAGCAGGACCAGGCACTCTCAATGAAACTACCCAGAAATCCTACCACCGGTCTTTAATAGAAGAAAGATCTGAGGCTAATCTTCCCAGAGCCCCTAAGGGCACTGTAAAAATTGTCATTGATCGTGAACAAAACAATGATGCTCTTGAGAAAAGCCTTAGGAGGATGTCTAACTCAGAACACAGAGCTATGAAAAGTGTCTTAGACATGGGTGACAGAATGGGCATCTCGACTGAGAGCAAAGAATATCTGTGTGGTGGCAAGGATATGGGCAAACAGGTAACTGCAACCACCTCAATGAAGGAAAATCTGAAAACCAAGGAATCAGAGAATGTGATAGATTCAAAGGATGATATCTTTAACTTCACCCAGTCTGTGGATAAAACGTTTAGAAAGCAGCAGACTCAAACTTGTGAACTAAGGAATGACCACCAAAAGTCTCAGTTCCAGGATTCCTATAGGAAGAGTCAAAATAATACCAAAAACATGAATATATCATCAGTGGTACAAAGTTATACACCAAATCCCACTCAACATCTTATCAATAAGACAGCTGGAGAAATGCATAAGACAACAAGGGACTTTCAGAAGCAAACCTTCCTAAGCCAGGAAACACAGTATTCTCataaagatacaaagaaaaatgacacGGACCTTCAACCTTTGCCTGCAGATAAGGATGTACACAATGTAACAGGAGTAGGAGTCTCTGGGAAAAGCCACAAAAAATTTCAGGCAACtgacaaagaacagaaaattgaTGTTTGTCTAGAAAGCCAGGACTTTCTAATGAAGACAAATACTTCCAAAGAGTTGAAAATGGCAATGGAGAGGTCCTTTAATCCAATCAACCTTCACCCCGagtataatataaaagaaaatgaggactccattccacctccatctccccctcctcctccaccttccaatGCATCATCTGAAATTGAAtttcctctcccccctccaccACCTTTAATGCTGTTGCCTGAAAAAGATGAGATTCCTCCCTCATCATCCACAGAGAAGACAAAGACTGAATTTGAAAGCTTCCCaagtctccctcttcctccaccaccAGTAGATGAGAAATCTGAAAGAGAATGTCTGTCAGCATCGctaccacctcctccaaagccatCACAAGCCTCCTCTGTCCCAGAAAATCAAAGTGAAGCATTCACACAGCAATATTCCCAAAGAGAAGCCTCAGGCTCTCAGCAAATTCACTCTCAGGCTAACACCCTAACAGGGAAATCACCACCTCCTACACTTCCCAAACCCAAACTTCCCAAGagaattaaagataaaatgaGCCAGCAGTCCCCAAATGGTGAATTGGGAAGATCTCTGTCAGATATGGAAATTAAAACTACTCTTTCAAAGGATCAGAAAAGATCAATGGTGGCAACGAGCAttaagcacacagagacacagcaggAAGTATCCAGAGAATGTCTTGATGAAAGAAAACAGCTGTCCATCCACTCagcacactctctctctcagacagctccagaaatcccagcactcaaaggaaAACAGACAGCACCCCTTGTTAAATCCCACTCATTCCCATCGGGTTCAGAACAACAAAGTCCAAAGCCTTATGTGAGAAAATTTAAGACGCCTTTAATGATCGCTGAAGAAAAATACAGACGGCAAAAGGAAGAGactgagaaacagagacaggagaattcttgCCACAGCATTGTCCAAACAGAAACCTACCACCAAAacatatcagagagagagaaagaattagcatCACACAAAGCAGGTGAGGCAGTCCCCATACCCAGAAAGGATTTGGATTTGACTAGGGCACAATTCAACCCGGACTCTAAGAACAGGGCTGTGTTTGCAGGCATGAGTTCTGACAGCCAGCTCTCCACAGCTTCTGCCTTGATGGTTGCTACTGAGAGGCTTCAGCATGTTCTAGCAGCTTCAGAAGATAAGTGTACCATTAGAAAGGAAGGCATACAAAGCTCGAAGGACATGCTGCAATTGAAATCAGCTTGTGAAATTAGCCAGAGTCACAATGACAGTAAGACACAACAAACACTTGAGCAACATATGGAGAACTTGCCCTTTCCCCAAAGCAAACCAATTTTCCCAAGTTTCAAAGTGAAAACTATCAAGCTGCCAACTCTAGATCATACATCGACTGAAACAGATCTCAGTTCTGAAAGTCACATAAAGCAATCTGAAGTTGACATCCAAACCATTGCTAAACCAATGAATCAGGAAGTCAAGAAGACCCAAGCAAGGGCGCAATGTGATAATAAGCAATCTGTGCCTGAAAAATCTTCTCAATTACCTaaaacagagaaaagagtgaCAGTGCAAATGCCTGAAGACTACTCAGAGAAAAATCAAGAGAGTAAGCTCAAAACAGTTCCCAAGAGACAGAGGGGATTTGGGGAATTTGACAGAGAGAGTGAAGAAAGGAATCAGGACTTATCAATGAGCAGGTCAAAAGAAGACAGATTAATagttgaaagaaaacaagaagatcTGCAGGGCCAGCGAGTACCAAGGTTAGTCCAGCAAAAGATTATCCATGCATGTCTGGACTCACAGACTCAGAATTTTCAGCAAACACAAATACAAGCTTCTGAAAGTACAGTTGAGAAAAAATGTCTTAGAGACAATGGCATGCAACAGAGACATGTCTCTCCTAACACTGAAGATTTGAAACAAGAGATTACACAGAATAAATCTCCATTTTCCTCTGTGAAAGGATCCCAGCACGATGATGGAAAATGTGGCATAAATATATTGGAATTCTTGAGAAAACGTGAAGAACTACAGCAGATTTTGTCTAGAGTAAAACAGTTTGAAGCAGAGTCAAATAAAAGTGGCCTTAAAACCTTTCAGACGCTGTTAAATATTGTTCCAGTATGGCTGATAagtgaagaaaaaagagaatatggagtTCGTGTTGCCATGGAGAATAATTTAGaaaaagtcaaagaagaaatagcaCATATTAAAACTCAAGCAGAGGATATGCTTGTGCACTGTGAACATATAATTCAAACAGCCATGATGGCCTCGCaaacaggaaagcagagagaTAAGCGTACCCATCTTAATGAAATGTCATTGAAAGTGTCTAATGTTAATGCCAGCTCTAATAAATGcactgaacagaaagaaaataaaattatagaagaaaaattatcaTCACACCACCAAGTAGCAACTACTCATAATCCTGCTAGCACACATCAGGAGACTAAGGGAGGAGATAATAAGATTGCTCCTCCCTCTTTGAAAACTCGCCCACCATCACCAACGTTCATTACAATCGAGTCCACTGCCCGACGAGCAGAAGCCTCCACTAAGAGTGAGCTTTCGCAGTCCCCTAAAAAGAACAGTTGTACTGAACCTCCACCCCGAAGACCCACAGAGCAAACATCTAGACTTCACAGAACATgcacctccccatccccaccaagGAGTCGCTCAGAACAACTGGTTAGACTCAAAGACACCACGGCCAGGCTAGCCAAAGGTACCATCCCATGTTTGTCAGGGACCCCAGTTCCAATTGTAGAGAAGAGATCTGAAGTTGTCATGTCTCCAGCCACACTCCGAAGGCAAATTAAGATAGAAAGTCATGCCAGGGACTCTCCTCCCACCATCACAATACCTGTAAGTGTAAACCATGTCGTTAGTGGTTCCTTCAGAGACTCTGTGGAAACTCAAGAGGCAATGAGGAAGATAGAGCAAAAGGAGACTTACATTCATAAAGATGAAATGAATTCGATCAACAACACAATGCCAGCGACGGAAAGCTATGATGCAGTTGAGATCATCCGCCAGGTGGAAGGGCCTCGCCTATCAGAACGCACAGAGAGATTTGAAGCCGCCAATCAAACAGTTCAAATGGCTGAACGTTTTCTGAATGGCCATGAAAACGAAATAAACAGATGGTTTAGGGAATTTGAGAATGTCCCAGTTTTTGgagcaaagacagagagaagagcttATGCAAATGGTGAAATAAACCACAACATGAAACAAGAGAGTCACACATTTTGTAAGGAGGAATTTGGATTAGGATCTTCTGGAAATGCTAATTTTACAGGCTTTTCATACAGACATCCTAGAGAGCTCCAAGAAGTTCCAGCTATGCAGCCCAGGGTTCACTCTGAAGCAAGGTCTCTGAGTGAGCATTTCTTAGGTTTGGATGCATTTGACCATCAGATTGTTGAGTCAAAGGTGGCAACCTCATCCTCACGTAGCTCAGAAGCTGGCAGGTCTGGCTTCGACTTCAAGCATGCCCCACCAACCTATGAAGATGTGATCGCTGGCCATATCCTAGATCTTTCGGATTCACCTacaaatctcagaagagattttcaGAAGACATGGCAGGAGAGTGAGAGGGTTTTTCAGCGCTTGGGATATGAAACCGCAGCTGCACAAGCACCTGAAATGAACAGGGCCTTCCAGGAGGAATCTGCCTTTATAAGTG aaactgCTGGTTCAAGACAAGGAAACCTGCATAATTTGTCAAAAGACAGTTTATCCAATGGAGCGCCTCATAGCAGACCAGCAGAATTTTCATAA